The following is a genomic window from Antechinus flavipes isolate AdamAnt ecotype Samford, QLD, Australia chromosome 3, AdamAnt_v2, whole genome shotgun sequence.
ATTTAAGGATCCCCCTCGTGCCCCAAAGTCCTCAGGAAGGTGGGGTCCCAAAGACCTGCTCCAGGAGCAATGGCGGCCGGTTCTGGACATGGGCGGGGGCAGGGGTGCTGGGGGCAGCCGCAAGGATGGAGGGCTCAGGAAAGactcttttctctttgtaaaatggggatcacaacaGCACCTGCCTCCTCAGGTGGCCGTGAGGACAGAGGGATGAGGACTCGGCCGGCACGGATAAGGCAGGAGACAAACggtgctattatttattattgcacATCCGCCCATCCAGGCCCGGGCGCGGCTTCGGGGGCCACACTGTCGGGAGCACGGGGAGCTTCGGCCGGAGAGCAAACACGGGAACGAGAAGACCAACGGGGAGGCCGGCCGGGCACAGCGGGGCTTGCCCCCGCCCCTCCCTGGCCGGTGCAGCGCCTCTCCCCCGCCCCAGCACCTGTGATGGGCAAAGGCTGCCCTCGCTCACTCACTGTGGGGGCTCGGGGGGCCGAGGGGGACCATGTGGTGCTCCCAGTGCTCCAGGGAGTATCTGCACACTTTGCACGCGGGCTCCCGGTCCTGGCAGCAGAAGAGCGAGAAGGGCTCCATGTGCAGGGGGCAGTGGTCCCGGGGAAGCTCGCTGGGCTGCTGGGGCTGCAGGCGCAGCAGCAGGGACCGCACTCTGTCCAGGCGCAGGCTGGTCCGCAGCTCCCCGGGGGCCTCCCCGGGGAAGCAGGCCCGGCACCAGGTGCGGCCGCAGGGGCTCGTGACCGGGTCCTGGAACAAGTTCCTGCAGACCGGACACAAGAGCTCCTTCTCCAAGGCCCGGATCACCAGGTCAGTGTCCATGGTCCTGTGGGAAATGAGGAGACTGGGTAGGGCTTGTCGGCCCGCCTGGCCCGCCACACTGGCGAACGGGGCCccggaggggagggggaaggggagttcTGGGAGAGGAGCCGGCCGGCTCGGACCAGACCGGCTGAGGTCAGAGCAAGGAGCCCCAGTTAGGGCACTGGGGCAGACCCAAGACAGCCAGACTCCAGCCCTCCCCGGGGCAAGGGGACACACACCACTGGTAGGAAGTCCTCCCTAAGTGGCCACTTTGCAACTCGCCTCCAGGGCACTGGCTCAGCCCCCCACAGATAACTCTCTCCCGGGAAGAGGGTCCCCAGCCACGACCGACCTGTCGCTGACTTGACTACTCCCCTCTCCacaactctaaccctaaccctgaCACCTTTGCACGGCTCACTCGAATCCAATTCACGTGAAACAGGAAGAGTGGTTAGAAGGCGCTAAGTGCGAGTGGGGAGCTATGGGAATACAGGTGAGGTGCTGTTGTGAAGGTAGAAGGAAGGGCCCAACTTGGCAGTAGAATAGAAGGGAAGAGTCAAGGACACTGGTGTTATTCCACGTTTGAGCCCAGGGATGGATGGGCAGAAGGAACGAGGGttagacagaaagatggaaggaagggccCAATtgcatggatggatggaagggTGGATGGATTGAAGCATAGACAGACGGTTGAATGAAGGGATCAgtggaaggatggaggaaaggatggatggatagatggaagaAAGGATGGTTGAATGATGATCAgtggaaggatggagggaaagatggatggatagatggagaaAAGGATGGTTGGATAGATGGAGGaaagaatggatggatagatggaaggatggaagaaaggatgggtagatagatggaggaaagaatggatggataaatggaaggatggaggaaaggatggttggatagatgaagaaaaggatgGTTGGATAGATGGTTGAATGAATGGATCAgtggaaggatggaggaaaggatggatggatagatggaggaAAGGATGGTTGGATAGATGGTTAAATGAATGGATCAgtggaaggatggaggaaaggataGATGGctagaaggatggaagaaaggatggGTGGACTGAAGGATGGACAAATGGTTGAATGAATGATCAgtggaaggatggaggaaaagatggatggatagatgaaggatggaagaaaggatgggtggatagatggaggaaaaaatggatggatagatgaaggatggaggaaaggatggatggatagatggaaggatggaagaaagaatgGGTAGATAGATGGAGGAaagaatggatggataaatggaaggatggaggaaaggatggttggatagatgaagaaaaggatgGTTGGATAGATGGTTGAATGAATGGATCAgtggaaggatggaggaaaggatggatggatagatggaggaAAGGATGGTTGGATAGATGGTTGAATGAATGGATCAgtggaaggatggaggaaaggatgGATAGATGGAGGAAAGGATGGTTGGATAGATGGTTGAATGAATGGATTAgtggaaggatggaggaaaggatggatggctagaaggatggaagaaaggatggGTGGACTAAAGGATGGACAAATGGTTGAATGAATGATCAgtggaaggatggaggaaaagatggatggatagatgaaggatggaagaaaggatgggtggatagatggaggaaaaaatggatggacagatgaaggatggaggaaaggatggatggatagatggaaggatggaggaaaggatggatggatagatggaaggatggagtaaaggatggatggatagatgaaggatggaagaaaggatgggtggatagatggaggaaaaaatgaatggatagatgaagGATGGAGtaaaggatggatggatagatggaaggatggaggaaaggatggatggatagatggaaggatagaggaaaggatggatggatagatggaaggatggaagaaaggatggGTGGACTGAAGGATGGACAGACGGTTGAATGATCAgtggaaggatggaggaaaagatggatggatagatgaaggatggaagaaaagatgggtggatagatggaggaaaaaatggatggatagatgaaggatggaggaaaggatggatggatagatggaaggatggaggaaaggatggatggatagatggaaggatggagtaaaggatggatggatagatgaaggatggaagaaaggatgggtggatagatggaggaaaaaatggatggatagatgaaggATGGAGtaaaggatggatggatagatggaaggatggaggaaaggatggatggatagatggaaggaTAGAGGAaaggatggatagatggaaggatggaagaaaggatggGTGGACTGAAGGATGGACAGACGGTTGAGTGATCAgtggaaggatggaggaaaagatggatggatagatgaaggatggaagaaaagatgggtggatagatggaggaaaaaatggatggatagatgaaggatggaggaaaggatggatggatagatggaaggatggaggaaaggatggatggatagatggaaggatggagtaaaggatggatggatagatgaaggatggaagaaaggatgggtggatagatggagaaaaaatggatggatagatgaaggATGGAGTaaaagatggatggatagatggaaggatggaggaaaggatggatggatagatggaaggatagaggaaaggatggatggatagatggaaggatggaagaaaggatggGTGGACTGAAGGATGGGCAGACAGTTGAATGAATGATCAgtggaaggatggaggaaaagatggatggatagatgaagaatggaagaaaggatgggtggatagatgaagaaaaaaatggatggatagatgaaggatggaggaaaggatggatggatagatggaaagatggagaaaaggatGGTTggatagatgaagaaaaggatgGTTGGATAGATGGTTGAATGAATGGATCAgtggaaggatggaggaaaggatggatggatagatggaaggatggaggaaaggatggatggatagatggaaagatggagaaaaggatGGTTggatagatgaagaaaaggatgGTTGGAGAGATGGTTGAATGAATGGATCAgtggaaggatggaggaaaggatggatggatagaaggatgatcaatgaattgataaatggatggatggaggaaAAGTTGGATGAATGGAAGGGCTGTGATGGTGACCTCCAATCCTACCTCCAACAGCCTTTCAGACCTCTGGATGTCGGGTAGACATGGTACCCTCAGTGTCCAAGagatcttctctttcctcctgaGCCCTCCCCATTCCTCTACCTTCCCTATTTCTCTAGAAGGTACCACCAGGCTACATCCTCCCAGTTTTTCAGGCTCCCAACCTCTTCCAGTGACTCTATTGTCTCAAGATCAAGTGCAAGCCCCAGGGCTTGGCATTCCAAGCGCTTCCTGCCCGGCCCCACCCACTCTTCCTGCCTTTTACCCCGCCCGGGCCGCACCTCCCCAGGCACACACTGGCTGAGACATTCTCCGGGCTGGTCCCCCAGGCCTGGCCTTCCAGCCCCGGAAAGCCCCAGCCTCGGCCCCACCTTCTCTTTTCCCCGGGCCCAGCCCCTTTTAAGAGGCGCTCCAGTTAATCCTATCCAACTAAGGCTCTTGGCACCCATGAATTCGtgttttatttctcccattagacGGGAAACAGCCGGAGGCCAGGGCCCTGTATTTGCAATTCTCGGGGATACCAGTGCTTAGCTCAACTTCCcggcacacagtaagtgcctaataaatgctggcTGACTTAAGATCGGGCCAGTCACCTAACCTCAGAGCATTAGACCAAGGGGTGGAAACCCCTGGAGACCTGGGTCCTAAGCTCCGGACAAGCCCTTCCCGGGTCTGGGCCTTCCGCACGAAAGGGCTGCAAGTCTGCTCCCTTCCAgacccccttcccctccccccagtgaGGACCCGGCACGGCAGGGGGACTGGTCGTCGGGAAGCCTGGCCCGGCCCCACCGGACccagggaggggggagggctCCGGCCTCCCGTGGGCCAAGGTCCTCCTAGCCTTCCACAGGCAGGGCCCGGGGCAGGCGCCCAGCTACCACGTCCCTGGCGGACGGACTTACCTGGACAGGAAGCCTGGAAGACTGCAGGGGAGAGGCGCCGGTGCGACCTGGGGTGCGGACCTGTTTCTCAATAGCCCCCACCCCCACAGGCCTCCTCCCCGCCCGGCCCCACCCCACTGTCTCCCCCAGGCCAGGGCGGGGCCGGCCAGACTCCCAAGCCCCGCCCCTGCGGCAGCTGCCTGCGGGGTCGgcgctcccccccacccccagccccggAACTGCCCGCAGGACGGTGCGCGGCCCCCACGCATTCCCGACGGCACCCACGACCTCCCGGGAGCTGGGAACTCGCAGCCCCCTGCCCCAGCCCCAAGGGCTCtgcgggggaggggcgggggcgaGGGGGGCGGGCGAGGGGGGCCGACCTCCCGGGAGCTGGGAACTCGCAGCCCCCTGCCCCAGCCCCAAGGGCtctgcgggggagggggggggcgaGGGGGGCCGACCTCCCGGAGCTGGGAACTCGCAGCCCCCTGCCCCAGCCCCAAGGGCTCTGCGGGGGAGGGGCGGGCGAGGGGGGCCGACCTCCCGGGAGCTGGGAACTCGCAGCCCCCTGCCCCAGCCCCAAGGGCTCtgcgggggaggggcgggggcgaGGGGGGCCGACCTCCCGGGAGCTGGGAACTCGCAGCCCCCTGCCCCAGCCCCAGAAGCCTCGGGCCCCTCACACCCCCTCTCGCTGCTCTGGGGAAGGGGCGGTCCCCGACGCTGACGTGGAGGGAAGCCTGGAGAACACCTGGAGGAGCCAGGACTGCCCAAGCAGCTTCTCTGCCCTAGCTGCTGCCAGGGGTGGAGGAGGGCTGCAGGGAGGGCCGCACAGAGCCCCGGGCCCTTCGGCGAGCCCCTCCTCCCTTGAGCTCAAACTCCCTTCAGCCCGTC
Proteins encoded in this region:
- the LOC127556922 gene encoding E3 ubiquitin-protein ligase TRIM4-like: MDTDLVIRALEKELLCPVCRNLFQDPVTSPCGRTWCRACFPGEAPGELRTSLRLDRVRSLLLRLQPQQPSELPRDHCPLHMEPFSLFCCQDREPACKVCRYSLEHWEHHMVPLGPPSPHSE